AGCTTTAACACATTCCCATCAGGTAGCATAAGCTCCATATCCAGGATAGAGCCTGGCACAACGCCTCTGAATGTCCTTATAAACAAACCGCTCTCTGATAAATTGCTTGTAATGCCCGTATAACTTGCACCTCCAGCATAAAACTTTATTTCCAATCTCTTGATTACCCTTTTAGCGCCCCGTGGCTGCATAGACAAAATTTTAACAGCATTAATGCCTTTAGTCAAACTTGACGCATAGCCATCCTTTTGTTAAACTGCTTGAGCAATGAGTTTTTCCAAAAAGTCTGCCTCTGGCGGGAAAGAAAAAAAAGAATTTCTTCGCCTTCTCCTGGTAGTAAGCACAGTCGGGATAAACCTTGTCGTAGCAACCTTTATTGGCCTCGCAATAGGCTACTATCTTGATAAGCTTTTCGGCACCTCGCCGTGGCTGACCATAATCTTTTTAATCATAGGCATTGCAGCAGGATTCAGAAATCTTTTCAGGGTCGCCTTGAAAGAAAGAAACAATGGAAATTCTGAAAAGGGTCGTTAAGAGGAGCCTTATAGTCCTTATTATACTATCAGTCCTTTCTGTCTTTTTCTTTGACTGGAAAATCCCGCTCAGCATACTCATTGGAGGTGCATTGGGAATTGTAAATCTCAGAGGACTTATATGGGGCATTGAAGGGCTTCTTCATGGGCCAAAGGCAAAAATAGCCATAGTATTTTCCTCTCTGACAAGGCTTTTTATACTTTCCCTCATCATATTTCTTGTGATAAAGTTTGACATAGCTAACATCTTCGGACTACTTGCTGGCTTAACTGTGGTATTCGTAATACTACCGTTAGAAGGGTTCTTATCTGAAAGGAAAAAAGATTGGTCAACCTGAAAGATATTGAGGACACAAGAAAAAAGATAAACGAATTTATCCACCATACTCCACTGATATTTTCTAATTCCTTCAGCCGTCTAACAGGCCGTGACGTTTATCTTAAAGCAGAAAACTTACAGAAAACAGGGTCATTTAAGGTAAGGGGCGCCTTTAGAAAACTCCTGGGCATTAAAAATGCCAGGAAGATAATAACAGCCTCTATGGGAAATCACGCTCAGGGCATTGCCTTTGCAGCAGCCTCTCTCGGCTTCAAGGCAAAGATAGCTATGCCCATAACTGCTCCAATCATAAAAAGCGAGGCAACACGGGCGTACGGCGCTGAGGTTGTATTCTATGGCAGGAATTATTCTGATTCTCTATCCTATGCGGTGAAACAAAAAGGCTATATCTTCATACACAGCTTTGACGACCCTGAGATAATACAGGGCCAGGGCACGGTTGGCCTTGAGGTCACCGAGGACCTGAAAGATATGGACACAGTTGTGGTGCCTGTTGGCGGAGGCGGTTTAATATCCGGAGTAGCAATTGCAATAAAAGAAAAAAAACCAAAGGTCAAGGTTATTGGCGTTCAGGCAGAGGCAGCAATTTCAGCTTATCTTTCCTTCAGGAAAAAGAAAATAGTTGAGCATATCCCGGAACCTACCATAGCAGACGGGATTGCAGTCGGCAGGGCAGGTGAAATAACCATGCCAATAATAAACCGTTACGTTGATGACATTGTGACAGTGTCTGAAGAGGCCATTGCCAGGGCAATCCTTCTGTTCCTTGAGAGAAAGAAACTCATCGTAGAGGGTGCTGGCGCTACACCTTTAGCATCCATGCTTGAAGAAAAAATTAAAACAAAAAAGGGGAGAGTTGTCCTGATTGTCAGCGGAGGAAACATTGATGTCAATGTCCTGGACAGGATTATACTCAAGGGCCTTTCAGCCTCAGGCAGAATTGCTATCCTGGAAATAATCTTAAGCGATACCCCCGGCTCCCTTGCCAGCCTGACAGATTCAATTGCTTCAAGAAACGCCAATATTCTTAATATCCTTCATGACAGGCTTTCAGGAGACCTGCCGCTCGGAAAGACCAGGGTTACAATAGAGCTTGAGACCAGGGGATTTAAACATATTGATGAGATCGTGGATTTTCTAAGCAATAAAGGCTTCAACGTAAAGTCATGCATGGAAAGGGCTGTTGCCAAACCCTTGTAGGTGCAGTCTATATTTTTTGGTTCTGCCAAAGACTGGCAGGGGGAGATGCCGATGATAACTCTGGATTTTACAAATATAATGCAGGAGGCTATTGGCCCTGAGGGATTAAAACCCGAAGATATTGACGCACTTAAGGAACAAATAAAAGATGTCCACAGAGAGATTTCAGGAACTAAATGGCCGGCGTTTGCATTCTTAGATTTGCCCTATCAAGATCTGTCGGAACTTTCAAAAATAGGAGAGGACATCAGAAAGACCTCAGAGTATTTTATGCTCCTCGGCATTGGCGGCTCTGCCCTCGGACCAAAGGCACTGCTCGATTCTTTAAAACCTTTTTATAATTTAAAGCACACCCCAAAGATATTTATATACGACAATGTTGACCCTGATACCCTTACTTCAATTCTCTCAATAATTGATTTAAGAAAAACAACAGTAAATGTTATTACAAAATCTGGAAGCACTGTTGAGACCATGGCGTCTTTTCTAATCCTCATGGACAGACTGAAAAAAGCTAATAAAGAAAATTATAAGCACTGGATTGTTGCTACTACAGACCCTGAGAAGGGAATTCTGAGGGAGGTTGCCAGGGAAGAGGGTTTCAGGACACTTTCAATACACCCTGATGTTGTAGGGCGTTATTCTGTGCTTAGCCCTGTCGGCCTTCTCCCTGCCGCAATAGCCGGCATCGATGTTAAGGGCCTGCTCGATGGCGCAAAAGATATGCTTGAAAAGTGCAAAGCAGAAGACCCATGGAAAAACCCTGCTTATATGGCAGGAGCCCTCATGTATCTCATGGGGCAACAAAAAGGCAAAAGCATTTCTGTGCTCCTTCCATATTCAGACAGGCTTAAGTCTTTTTCAGAATGGTACTGCCAGTTATGGGCTGAAAGCCTCGGAAAAGAAGGTCTTGGCCAGACACCATATCCATCAATTGGAACCACTGACCAGCATTCACAGCTTCAGTTATGGATGGAAGGCCCGAAGGACAAGGTAATAACCTTTATAAGGGTAGAAAGTTCCAGTGATGACATTACCATTCCCGATAAAGATATCCCTGCCCTGAGTTATTTAAAAGGGCACAGCCTCGGAGGGCTCATAAAAGCAGAGCAGGAGGCAACAGAACTCTGCCTCACAAAGGCCAAAAGACCTAATATGCGGATAACCATTCCACGGGTTGATGCATATTATCTTGGCCAGATGTTTTTATTCTTCGAACTTGTAACCGCCTTTACCGGCCTGCTTTATAGGGTCAACCCATTTAATCAGCCAGGCGTAGAAGAGGGAAAAAACTTAACCTATGGAATACTGGGACGTGAGGGTTATGAGGACAAGAGGCGTGAAGCAGTCATGTATAAAGGAAAAATGCAAAATTTAAAATACAAAATTTAATAAACCCCACACCCTTTCGCAGGGTATTCTAAAGATGCGGGATAAAGTCCTTGATTGTCAGGATAGAATATACAGGATAGCCTGATTTTTCGATGTTCTCTCTGCCATTCTGCTCGCACCTGTCAAGAAAAATAATAACAGCTATTATATTTAATCCAGCATTCTTAGCAACCTCTACGGCCCTGATAGTAGACTGCCCGGTAGTAACCACATCATCAACAATAATGACATTATCTCCTGCTCTAACATTTCCCTCTATCTGAAGCATCATGCCATGAGGCTTTGGTTCTTTCCTTATAACAAAAGCATCTATCGGATTCTGCCTCTGATAAGAACAGTGCGCAGTTGCAAAGGCAATCGGGTCTGCTCCCATGGTTGGTCCACCAATGGCCTTAGGTTTTAAATTAAGCTCCTGAATCTTATCGAAAACAATGTTGCCAATGAGATATTGGCCTTCTGCAGAGTGAGTGGTCTTTTTTAGGTTGAAGTAAAAATTACTCATCTTCCCTGAAGATAGTTTAAAGATTGGCCTGTCGCTATATTCGAAAGAATGCTCTTTGATGTAAGAGATTAACCGTGCTTTGTTGTCCATACGAGTTTAAATATTATCAAAATATGACGTGAGAAAACAATAGATATATGCCTCTTTAATCAAGATACCTTTTCCAGAGTTCTCTCACAGCAGCACGTGTCTTTAAAAAATCTTTGATAAGGGCATCTCCACTTTTATAACCTAAAAATTGCGCTATGGCATTTAAATCTTCTGCCTCCTTCGGCATAAGAGATCGTCCGGCAAGCCTGAGGTAAGTCTCAAGACTTCTATAAAACACATAGGCCCTGTAAATCAAAGAACCTTCCTCTCTGTCTAATATATTTAGCCTTATAAGGCGACTGATTGCCCTTAAAGTATTCGGGACTCTGAGTCCTATGTGCTCTCTTCCATACTTCATCTGAAGGTACTGCACTAAAAACTCTATCTCCTCTATCCCGCCCGGGCCAAATTTTATATCATACTGGCCGTCTTCTTTTGAAAGTTCCCGCTCTATCCTCTCTCTCATTTCCTTTATGTCCTGAGAAAGGGTCTCTGGAATATTTTTAAAAGCAATATTATCAATCATGCAAATGAATTCCCTGCCCAGTTTTTCACTGCCGGCCACTGGCCTTGCTTTAAGCAGTGCCTGCCTTTCCCAGAGAGCAGCCTCCTTTTCATAGTAAAGTTTGAATGCGCTTAAAGCCTGGGCTAAAGGTCCTTTTGAACCTTCCGGCCTGAGCCTTGTATCAACCCTGTAACATACTCCTTCTTTTGTGTAGGCCATTAACAAACGCATGGCCCTTTCTGCGGTTTTTGAGTATTGTTCTGCTACATCGACCTGACTGGCCGAAGTATCAATATCGTATACAAAAACAACATCCAGGTCAGAGCCATAGGTTATTTCCCTGCCTCCGAGCTTTCCAAGGCCGATAATACTCATATTCCTTTGTTCAGGGGCTATATCCTCAAAGGCCATCTTGAGGGTTAAATTAAGTATCGCCTCTGCAACCTTGGTCAGGCCTCTCATAAGGTCAGTAATGCTGAGTTTACCGTCGAGGAATAAAAGGCCGAGCCTGATCTCCTCTGAGTGCTTGAATGTCCTGAGCAAATCAACTCCCCTAAAAGGGTTAAACGCATAAAGGGCATTCAGTTCAGAATTAAGAACCCTCAGTGTTTTCTTTTTACTGCCTTCCTCAGTAAGGGTCTCAAGCAACTCCGGTCTGACAATCAAAAGCCTTGATAGATACTCGCTCTGAGAGATTAACTTTATAAGGCGTTCTCTAAGGACTTCATTTTCTTTTAAAAGTGTCTGATAGGACTCCCTCTGGGCAAGAGCCGCAATAAGCCCCTGAAGGAGATTAAGGGCCATGTCCCGTTGATGACTCCCTGCCACACTCTTAAAGATTGAAGGAAGAGTCTCTGAAAGCAGCCTCCTGCCCTTGAGTGTATGATGGGTGACCATCTCATCTTTTATAAGCTGGATATTCTTAATGGCCTTATTTAAGTCTTTAAAGCCATATTGTTTTAAAACTTCTTTAAGTTCGGTCTCTGTTAATTCTTCATCAAACAGAAACCCTTCTTCTGGAACCTTATAGCCAGAAAAGAGGGTCTCATAGATACTGTGAACAGAATATGTATGTTGGTTAAGTTCCCTCTGGAAATCTTCCACATCAGTGTAACCCATTCTCCTGCCCAGCGCTATGAGCTCCTGCTTATCTTCAGGCAGGCTGTGTGTCTGCAGGTCATGAAGGACCTGGAGCCTGTGTTCAAGTTTTCTTAAAAAATTAT
This Nitrospirota bacterium DNA region includes the following protein-coding sequences:
- a CDS encoding ATP synthase subunit I; translated protein: MEILKRVVKRSLIVLIILSVLSVFFFDWKIPLSILIGGALGIVNLRGLIWGIEGLLHGPKAKIAIVFSSLTRLFILSLIIFLVIKFDIANIFGLLAGLTVVFVILPLEGFLSERKKDWST
- a CDS encoding AtpZ/AtpI family protein, with protein sequence MSFSKKSASGGKEKKEFLRLLLVVSTVGINLVVATFIGLAIGYYLDKLFGTSPWLTIIFLIIGIAAGFRNLFRVALKERNNGNSEKGR
- the pyrE gene encoding orotate phosphoribosyltransferase, with translation MDNKARLISYIKEHSFEYSDRPIFKLSSGKMSNFYFNLKKTTHSAEGQYLIGNIVFDKIQELNLKPKAIGGPTMGADPIAFATAHCSYQRQNPIDAFVIRKEPKPHGMMLQIEGNVRAGDNVIIVDDVVTTGQSTIRAVEVAKNAGLNIIAVIIFLDRCEQNGRENIEKSGYPVYSILTIKDFIPHL
- the glnE gene encoding bifunctional [glutamate--ammonia ligase]-adenylyl-L-tyrosine phosphorylase/[glutamate--ammonia-ligase] adenylyltransferase produces the protein MSNYEKLIRDISAISPDPERAFKNISELFSAHPYLIDELTELNFLKPLSILFGSSQFLAYYCISEPEVLIQTLKNLKGPVEKESYLKELKNLTMNNTIDELMMNLRNFKKKEMLRITLLDLMGKADLVNTMLDLSNLASAALEATLDSAIGYMKQRYGDPEGGAEFSVIGMGKLGGEELNYSSDIDLLYLYSSERGETSGVLSSHGIRINRISNHEFYCKLGELLTKTLQTTTGEGFAYRVDLRLRPEGQSGDIAMSLRSYEIYYESWGRTWERAALLKARPVAGSERIGKEFLETVRPFVYRKYLDFSAVDEIRQMKLKIDNAFRKGDIKRGYGGIREIEFFTQALQLLYGGREPLLRERGTLKALHRMSQKGIISNGEYYTLSLSYNFLRKLEHRLQVLHDLQTHSLPEDKQELIALGRRMGYTDVEDFQRELNQHTYSVHSIYETLFSGYKVPEEGFLFDEELTETELKEVLKQYGFKDLNKAIKNIQLIKDEMVTHHTLKGRRLLSETLPSIFKSVAGSHQRDMALNLLQGLIAALAQRESYQTLLKENEVLRERLIKLISQSEYLSRLLIVRPELLETLTEEGSKKKTLRVLNSELNALYAFNPFRGVDLLRTFKHSEEIRLGLLFLDGKLSITDLMRGLTKVAEAILNLTLKMAFEDIAPEQRNMSIIGLGKLGGREITYGSDLDVVFVYDIDTSASQVDVAEQYSKTAERAMRLLMAYTKEGVCYRVDTRLRPEGSKGPLAQALSAFKLYYEKEAALWERQALLKARPVAGSEKLGREFICMIDNIAFKNIPETLSQDIKEMRERIERELSKEDGQYDIKFGPGGIEEIEFLVQYLQMKYGREHIGLRVPNTLRAISRLIRLNILDREEGSLIYRAYVFYRSLETYLRLAGRSLMPKEAEDLNAIAQFLGYKSGDALIKDFLKTRAAVRELWKRYLD
- a CDS encoding threonine ammonia-lyase; translated protein: MVNLKDIEDTRKKINEFIHHTPLIFSNSFSRLTGRDVYLKAENLQKTGSFKVRGAFRKLLGIKNARKIITASMGNHAQGIAFAAASLGFKAKIAMPITAPIIKSEATRAYGAEVVFYGRNYSDSLSYAVKQKGYIFIHSFDDPEIIQGQGTVGLEVTEDLKDMDTVVVPVGGGGLISGVAIAIKEKKPKVKVIGVQAEAAISAYLSFRKKKIVEHIPEPTIADGIAVGRAGEITMPIINRYVDDIVTVSEEAIARAILLFLERKKLIVEGAGATPLASMLEEKIKTKKGRVVLIVSGGNIDVNVLDRIILKGLSASGRIAILEIILSDTPGSLASLTDSIASRNANILNILHDRLSGDLPLGKTRVTIELETRGFKHIDEIVDFLSNKGFNVKSCMERAVAKPL
- a CDS encoding PilZ domain-containing protein; this encodes MQPRGAKRVIKRLEIKFYAGGASYTGITSNLSESGLFIRTFRGVVPGSILDMELMLPDGNVLKLSGKVIRTVKTQFRSEKNGMGIKLIGHPDQYLEFLKTFQ
- a CDS encoding glucose-6-phosphate isomerase, with the translated sequence MITLDFTNIMQEAIGPEGLKPEDIDALKEQIKDVHREISGTKWPAFAFLDLPYQDLSELSKIGEDIRKTSEYFMLLGIGGSALGPKALLDSLKPFYNLKHTPKIFIYDNVDPDTLTSILSIIDLRKTTVNVITKSGSTVETMASFLILMDRLKKANKENYKHWIVATTDPEKGILREVAREEGFRTLSIHPDVVGRYSVLSPVGLLPAAIAGIDVKGLLDGAKDMLEKCKAEDPWKNPAYMAGALMYLMGQQKGKSISVLLPYSDRLKSFSEWYCQLWAESLGKEGLGQTPYPSIGTTDQHSQLQLWMEGPKDKVITFIRVESSSDDITIPDKDIPALSYLKGHSLGGLIKAEQEATELCLTKAKRPNMRITIPRVDAYYLGQMFLFFELVTAFTGLLYRVNPFNQPGVEEGKNLTYGILGREGYEDKRREAVMYKGKMQNLKYKI